A single region of the Parasphingorhabdus litoris DSM 22379 genome encodes:
- the msrB gene encoding peptide-methionine (R)-S-oxide reductase MsrB: MTGLSRRKLVAAGLIGAGAYGMASFSGVFGNVASAKSGKKFKITRTAEEWKKRLGSARYRILRQAGTERAYSSPLDQEKREGIFACAGCNLGLYSSKTKFDSRTGWPSFWAPIKGRVGTSTDYKIGYPRTEVHCIRCGGHLGHIFSDGPKPTGKRHCINGLALKFIPA, encoded by the coding sequence ATGACTGGGCTTAGCAGACGCAAACTTGTTGCCGCCGGACTAATCGGCGCTGGAGCTTACGGGATGGCCAGCTTTTCCGGTGTTTTTGGCAATGTGGCGAGCGCCAAATCGGGCAAGAAATTCAAGATTACCCGAACGGCTGAAGAATGGAAAAAGCGGCTAGGCTCCGCGCGCTATCGAATATTGCGCCAAGCCGGGACAGAACGCGCTTATTCCAGTCCATTGGACCAGGAAAAACGCGAAGGTATATTTGCCTGCGCTGGGTGCAATCTCGGGCTCTATTCATCCAAAACCAAATTTGACAGCCGTACCGGTTGGCCCAGCTTCTGGGCACCAATCAAAGGCCGCGTTGGCACATCAACCGACTATAAAATCGGCTATCCCCGAACCGAAGTGCATTGCATCCGTTGTGGTGGGCATTTGGGACATATTTTCAGCGATGGCCCAAAGCCGACCGGCAAACGTCATTGCATCAACGGTCTGGCTTTGAAGTTTATTCCGGCTTAA
- a CDS encoding VOC family protein, with protein MAKVTGLGGVFHMVKDPAATRKWYKEYLGLDGEYGPMLSWSEETGDQPYSLISHFTPDSDYLAPSEAKFMINLRVDDLDSYVEQLKAKGIEILGQVDEGYGRFAWILDCDGIKLEFWQQMEAPEAGG; from the coding sequence ATGGCAAAGGTCACGGGATTGGGCGGCGTATTTCACATGGTGAAGGACCCGGCGGCTACACGTAAATGGTATAAGGAATATCTCGGCCTGGATGGCGAATATGGTCCGATGCTAAGCTGGTCCGAAGAGACGGGAGATCAGCCCTATAGCCTGATTAGCCATTTTACCCCCGACAGCGATTATCTTGCCCCGAGCGAGGCCAAATTCATGATCAACCTGCGGGTTGATGATCTTGATAGTTATGTTGAACAACTCAAGGCCAAAGGAATCGAAATTCTGGGCCAAGTGGACGAGGGCTATGGCAGATTTGCCTGGATTCTTGACTGCGATGGGATCAAGTTGGAATTCTGGCAGCAAATGGAAGCGCCTGAAGCGGGCGGCTAG
- a CDS encoding sulfatase-like hydrolase/transferase, producing MTAITMEAPEAGLSADFKKFLNWTLIWLGLANIPFMAMWFVGAPPRYFEIALAGLVGLVVKRMPRIVQWMAFTGIIAYSILSFVAGLFNLGMSSLLYSMQFFAEIKPSNSIEYIAAAAVIFAILVASWFLLKRDTNFSKPLYILLGGTLIFGLAASDFAMGQSMRGHYFREAPAGANFESAVEKSGLASRADGKRHLILIMVESLGVPNDNQVIADKLFAYYENSAIQARYDVSQGTSLYYNSTTAGEFREMCGQWGDYYELLDPAQAAKLNCLPAMLATKGYATHAIHSFKGEFFKRAEWYPNIGFQKQEFWPDLQEKGAEWCGGVFAGACDRQIPKLLADSLKQADKPTFLYWLTLNAHLPVPTGLNLNADDCAKVSPELAKDFPMICRQFAIFDDIDKALVKEITASDFPEADILIVGDHMPPYFDRHNRSQFDPERVPWLYLKHKGASRPKS from the coding sequence GTGACCGCAATTACCATGGAAGCACCCGAGGCTGGTCTGTCCGCAGATTTCAAAAAGTTTCTCAACTGGACGTTAATCTGGCTGGGGTTGGCCAATATTCCGTTCATGGCAATGTGGTTTGTAGGCGCGCCGCCACGCTATTTCGAAATTGCTTTGGCCGGTCTGGTCGGTCTCGTCGTCAAGCGTATGCCGCGCATTGTTCAGTGGATGGCATTTACCGGCATCATTGCCTATTCAATCCTGTCTTTTGTGGCTGGTCTGTTCAATCTGGGAATGAGTTCGCTCCTTTATTCGATGCAGTTTTTCGCCGAAATCAAGCCATCCAATTCGATAGAATATATCGCTGCCGCGGCCGTTATTTTTGCCATATTGGTCGCTAGCTGGTTTTTGCTGAAGCGCGACACGAATTTTTCAAAACCTTTGTATATCTTGCTTGGCGGAACTTTGATTTTTGGCTTGGCAGCAAGCGACTTTGCCATGGGGCAGAGCATGCGGGGCCACTATTTTCGCGAAGCCCCAGCGGGTGCCAATTTCGAGTCAGCTGTAGAAAAGTCCGGATTGGCAAGCCGTGCCGATGGTAAACGCCATCTGATCTTGATTATGGTAGAGTCGCTTGGTGTACCGAATGACAATCAGGTTATCGCAGACAAGCTTTTCGCCTATTATGAGAATAGCGCCATTCAAGCACGCTATGATGTGAGTCAAGGCACCAGCCTTTACTATAATAGTACGACAGCCGGCGAGTTTCGCGAAATGTGCGGACAATGGGGCGACTATTATGAATTGCTTGATCCGGCGCAGGCCGCAAAGCTAAACTGCCTGCCAGCGATGCTGGCGACAAAAGGCTATGCCACCCACGCTATCCACAGCTTTAAAGGCGAGTTTTTCAAACGGGCCGAATGGTATCCGAATATCGGTTTCCAAAAACAGGAATTCTGGCCCGATCTACAGGAAAAGGGCGCAGAATGGTGTGGTGGTGTATTTGCTGGCGCCTGTGATCGACAAATCCCAAAGTTGCTTGCAGACAGCCTGAAACAGGCGGATAAACCAACCTTTCTCTACTGGTTGACACTTAATGCACATTTGCCCGTTCCAACGGGGCTCAATCTGAATGCGGACGACTGCGCGAAAGTCTCACCCGAATTGGCGAAGGACTTTCCGATGATTTGCCGTCAGTTCGCAATATTTGATGATATCGATAAAGCGTTGGTCAAAGAAATTACTGCGAGCGATTTTCCTGAGGCGGATATTTTGATCGTTGGCGATCATATGCCGCCCTATTTTGACCGACATAACCGTTCGCAATTTGATCCAGAGCGGGTTCCGTGGCTGTACTTGAAGCATAAGGGCGCTTCTCGGCCTAAATCATGA